Genomic DNA from Paenibacillus donghaensis:
TTCATATGTACAATCGGCATCCTGTCCGCATATGGCTTGAAGAATGTTACTGGCTCTAAACCGCACTTCTGAAGCCAGTATACATCCAGCTCTGCAAGGATTTCATTGTCTACAGCAGCCTCAAGCAAGTACGAAAGCGCGTTCTGCCCCTCTATCACCGTTTCAAATTCAAAAGCATGATTGTGATAGCTGATTCGGAAGCCTTCGCCCTTCAAATGCTTCGCAATACCGTTCAAATCTTTCTTCAGTTGTTTGTATCCGCCTTCATTTCGCAGCTCAGCGGGAATACTCGGGCAAATAATATCCCGTGTGTCGAACAGCCTGGCGTCCGAGACCACTTTGCCTGTGTTCGCAACAATGTCATGGAAACCAACATGCATGCCCGCGGTCTTCAACCCAACTTCGTCCAAAACCGCTTTGAGTTCCTGCGGGTCATAGCCTTGAAAGCCCGCAAACTGTACGCCGCCATAGCCAATTTGACTTATTTTACGAAGAACTCCCGGGAAATCTGCATGGCATTCCTCGCGAAGCGTATACAATTGAACCGCAATCTTATCTTTTAACAAACTACCATCTCCCTTCACTTCATTAATCCCCAGTATAGTGACAACTGATTTAGAAGTGAATATCCGATTCTCTGCTTGTTGACTTATTTTGCAACATTTAGGATAGTAGAAATAGTTTACTCACTTGGAGGTGACAGCAAATGATGGACACATCGTGGATCGATTGCCTGTTGATCGGTTATTCTCATCATACTTCCCCATTCACCGGCTCCTTGCAAAAGGGCACAGCCGACAATCGCTTGCTCCTGCGCTTCCAGGTAAAAGGGACATGCCGTGTCGAGATTAACGATCAGACACATGTTGTGCAGCCCGGCGATCTGATCATCCGCAAGCCAGGGGAATACTACCGGTTAGTGGTTGAGGCCGATAAAGACGCTGACGTCTCTCAGCCAATTGAGAGCGCCGATTACTACTTATCCTGCAGCGGAGCATGGGTTCAGCAGTGGTGCAGCCGGAACGATTTTCCAAGCAAGGTTCATCTGGATCCGGCGGAAGACTTCTTGGCATTGTGGAGAAAACTGATCTATGAGAAGCGGAATATTCATGGGGATAATGCGGAGATGATGGACGCTTTGATCAAAGTTTTATGTCTAACTATCGAGAGGTATGTACGGAAGCAGACGGCGGCGGCCTCCAGGCCGGAGCTCAACATTCCTTACAAAATGAAGCAGTATTTGGAGAAGCATGCTACCGAACCGCTGACGCTGACCCATATCGCCGAACGTTATGGCATCAGCGTATCGACTGCCTCCCACTTGTTCAAGCAAGCGTTCGGGCAATCTCCAATGCGTTATGTCATCGAGATCAGGCTGTCTATTGCCTCGGAGAGAATTCTATACAGCGACATGAAACTGGAAGATATCGCCGAAGCCTCCGGGTTTCGCAGCTATCCTTATTTCTGCCGCGCCTTCCGGGCTCATTTTCACGCCAGTCCCAGCAAATACCGCGTTCAGAACCAGCTTCGCAAGGTAGAGAATCCTTAATTGGAACGAAGCAGCTATTATATTACCGCTGCTTCCCCGCTACAGTCTCAGGCGGTATTGATGCGGAGACACGCCCATAATCCGTTTGAACAGGCTAATAAAATAAGAGGTGCTCGTAAACCCTACCTGCCCGCCGATCACTTCTACGGATTTGTTCGTCGTTTGAAGCAGACTGCAAGCCTGCTGCATTCTGCGGGCTGTCAAATAGCCCGTAATATTGCTACCCGTCTCTTGCCGAAACAGCCGGGACAAATAAGATTTTGACATATGGAGCTCGTCCGCAAGCAGCTCCAGCTGAAAGGGCTCCCCGTAATGATTTTCAATCCATGCCATAACACGTTCCGATTGGCGAATCGGCTTCATATGCTCCTCCTGCTTGGGTCCCGGAATAACCTTTCGTATAATTAACGACAGCACCTTCAACAAATAAAGCGCGCTCTGCTCGTCCTTGCTGCTGGCGGAGGAAGCGAGCAGGCTATTCTGGAATGCGGAGCAAGCGGCATTCAACTCTTCATTGCAATCGATCATATCTATGCCCTGCAAAGCGATAAGCCCTTGAAGCATTCGTTTATAGACGTCATAAAGAGCCGGAAACGTCCTTAAGTAGCCCTTCATAAATACAGGGTCGAAATGAAAGACGCTGCGTTCATACGGCCGGCTTTCATCCACTTCCGCATAAACATTATGCAGCTGGTAGGGTTGGAAATAAAACAGCATGCCGGGCTTAAGCTCGTACGTCTTCTGATTGACGGTAACCGAGCCGTGTCCCTGATGCACAGCCAGCACCTCGAAGCCCCGATGCCAATGGTAATACCCCTCGAAATCTTGCTGCGACCAGTTGCGGTATGACCAAAGAAAAGTCAGTCCCCCGTAATCCATTTCCTGAAACAGCGTCCCCTTCACTGATTGCACCCCTTCATTTTAACAAGTCAACAGAACAACATTTTTAACCATTGTAGCGTAACTTTGCCCATTTGTCAGAGACTATAATGTTAGCAAGCAGCTTAACCACAATCATGGGTCAACGAGGAGGCTTACTACAAAATGAATCAGGCATACAAAGAAAAAATATTGGCGCAATTAACCGAAAAGGTAGAGCGTATGATAAACCAAATTGGAGATAAAACGCCACATGTGGCAAAAGCCAACGGCATCTATGACAGTACAGACGATAACTGGTGGACGTCCGGCTTCTGGCCCGGCCTGCTCTGGGTTATGCATGATGTAACAGGGAAAGAGTCATTCAAGGCAGCCACTTGGGAATGGGACGCCAAGCTGGAGCGCTGCTTCTGCGAGCATCCCGTACAATTGCATCACGATGTCGGCTTTCAGTTTCTGCCGACTGCTGTCATCAAATACGAATTAACGGGCGATCAGGAAGGTCTGCGAATTGGCTTGAAGGCGGCAAACTTCCTCGCGGGCCGCTTCAACGTGAATGGCGAGTTTATTCGTGCGTGGAACGGGCAAGAGGCGCTCGGCTGGGCCATTGTTGATTGCATGATGAATATCCCCCTGTTGTTCTGGGCAAGCCGCACGACCGGCGACCCGCGTTACAAGCATATCGCGATACGTCACGCGGACACCTTCCTCCGTTACGCCATTCGCGAGGACAGCTCGGTATGTCATATTTTATCTTTTGATCCGGAGACGGGCGCGTTTATAGAACCGCTGGGCGGTCAAGGCTTTTCCGGCTCCTCGGCGTGGAGCCGAGGCAATGCCTGGGCGCTTCATGGCCTCGCGATTGCTTACCGATGCACCGGACTTGAGCGTTATTTGGACGCTGCGAAGCGGGTAGCGCATTACTTTGTCGCCGCCCTGCCGGAAGACTATGTGCCGTATTGGGATTTCCGCGTAGAAAACATAGAAAACGAGCCGCGCGATACTTCCGCTGCCGCCATCGCAGCATCCGGTCTGCTCGAACTTGCTGAGCTGGTTCCATCCACGGAACGCCGGATCTATAACGCGGCTGCCGAGAGAATCCTGTATTCACTAAGCGAGAATTATGCGACCTGGGACAATCCGGACCATGAAGCGATTCTTCTCCAAGGCACCGGACATAAGCCTGAGAACGCCAACATCAACGTATCGCTTATATACGGAGACTACTACTTCGTGGAGGCATTCGCCAAGCTTAACGGCTGGAGCCATCGAATCTTTTAGTCTGCCTCATGCCGTTTATTTTAGAGTCATTTTTTGATCTTTGCCCACTATGGTATACGAATCATAAGAAAATATAGCCTCCATCACAACTCTCACTGAGGTTTTGGAGGCTTTCTCATTACAGAAATAATAATGGTTGTGCAATTCGCTCTGTAGTAGTCAGGCAAAGCATTAGCTGGCTTCGATTTCGTAATCGCCGAGAATAACGCAACCTTCATGCCGATTGCACAAAAAACATGTGCTTTTCTTGTTTGTTGGAGTATAATACAGTTTTCGAATGCACTAACTTATGAAGATTTTTCTCAATCAACCGAACGGCATCCTGGGTCTGTTATCCCTCTAAATAATGCTCCACCGCCTCTTCGTGAAATCCACTATTTTCCATCCAATTCGCCGCATGAATATGTACTCGCATCCATTTGTCCGGATCTGTTCTGAACAACATTTGTTGCAAAAAAATCGGAAAGCATAGACAGGATGCATCCGGTGAAAAACTTTTTAGGAGTGTTATCTAATAATTATAGTGTATCAGTTGAGACAGCATTAAAATACGGAAGGATGCTATTCCTTCCGCTGTACTTTCCCTATCATTTTACATAGTCTTCTTTTAAAATACTGTACATTTCTAAATCGACGATTCCTTTGCCTGACGTGCTGCTTGTCTTAGCGTTCCTCCTTTGATGAAGCCGTTTTTCAATAACACGTTCTTTGAACATTGTCGAAACAAAGGACGAGTCCGGGAAGCGGAAGCAAAAATGGATTAATACCAAGTGCGAGAAAAAATCGATGCCGAGAAAGTTCTACGAGAAACACTTACGAAGATAGATAATAACAACTTCGTTTTACCGCAGCGTAAGCTTAAGTTCACCGATTTTATGCTAGATTGGCTTCATAACGTTTAAAAGCGAGGTCGAGGAAACTACTTGAGAAGGCTATGAGATGGTCGTAACAAAGCATATCATCCCCTACTTCAAGAGTAAGAATAATATACTGCTACAAGAATTACAGCCCATGCATCTGCAAAAATATTACGAGACAAAATGTCAAGACGATCAAACGACAGGCAAAAAAGGATTATCCGCTAAAACATTACGAAGACACCACGCCAATATCAGGAGCGCATTGAATTTTGCAGTGCGAATGAATCTGATTCCGTTTAATCCCGCTGATCGAAACGTGCTTCCAAAGCAGGAAAAGTACAATGCAAGCTATTACACTGTCGAACAGCTCGAAAAACCACCGATAGAATCGGCAGTATATCTCGTGGCTCATTATGGACTTCGGCGTTCCGAGGTGCTTGGGTTGAAGTGGGATTGTATCAATTTCGAAGAAAAGACAATCTCGATTAAAGAGGTTCGCGTGAAGTACGGCAAAACGGTTGTCGTAAAGAAACCTAAAAGTGAAAGCAGCCAGCGCATTTTGCCTTTGATGGAAAAACTCGAGGATTACTTACTACATCTAAAGAAACAGCGGAAGAAAAACAAACAGTTATACGGCAAAGATTACGTCGATAGCGGTCTTGTATGTTGCTGGCCTGACGGCAGTCCCATGAAGACGGAATACCTGAACCACAAATTCAAGGACATACTCGCAAAGAACGGATTGCCGCACATCAGATTTCATGATCTCAGGCACTCGACAGCCAGCTACTTGATTAAACATGGCGTAAGCCTGAAAGAAATTCAGGTATGGCTGGGACATTCAACCATCGGCATTACAGCCAATACTTATACTCACATTGATATGGAGACTAAAAAAGATACAGCACAAAAGATCAACGATCTATTTTCCAAAAAAGCAAAGGAAGCGGCTCAATGAAGTACACCGCTTGGCGATCATTAGATGATGCAGCAATCACTTCCGCGCTACTGGACATAGCCAGTCTCCTGTAAGACTTACTTTGGAGCACAGCGACAAGAATACTTTACCTTGTCGTAAAGAAGCCATCAAAGCAGAAATTCAGCGGCTGAGAATGGAACGTGACAGAATCCTCGAACGCAGAGTCTGAACAAGAACCGCTCATCGTGAAGTCAGTACAAACATCATTCCGAGCGTACCCGAAAACCTCGAATCTACACGAAAAAGAAGCGGCGTTAGCAAAATGTTAGCAAACCCGCTTAAAAACAAACAAGGGTTTCAGCCCAAGTGAGCTGAAACCCTTGATTTCACTAGTGCCGAGGACGGGGGTCAAACCCGTACGGTACTCACGTACCGCAGGATTTTAAGTCCTGAAGTAGTCCACTTAGCCCCTCTTCTGCACCACGGAAAGCTCGAACATAAATCCTTTAACCACGCGGGTTAAAGGCACCTTTTGTGTTCTATACTCTCTGCGTTCAGAAATTTGTATATGCAGCCATGTTAGCAAAAATGTTAGCACAAAGATTTGAGCAGAAGCTTTACGCCCCTGCTCTTTTTTACGTCCAATCAAATCACTGTTTGATTAGGGATTAACGCGTCAAATATCAAGGATTTTAAATCTATAGGACAGATGGGGTTCGAAACCATGACTCCTACCCTTTCAGGATGAAAAGACGGTTCTGAATCGCAAGGACTATTTGAGAGCATAGAGGGAGAAGACGAGGAATAAAAAAATACAGCCCTTATATGGACTGTTTTAAGCTTATTTTGATGGCAAAAGTTTTATTCGGGGAGTATCCTCTTTCATATAAATCGGAAGGAGTTGAACAGGACCCTTGTCTTCGTCAACAACCGGAACTTCAATCGGATTCCGATATGAAACTTCCTTGTCCTGTTGGGTGAGCTTGTTTTCAGTTGGAATGTGGTAATCAGAAACTAATTCCGAGCTAATATTGTTTATTTTTGGTGATTCTACAAATTGTTCATTGTGCGTATCCAACTTTCCAAAGACGAAAACAGCAGAAAATAGTATGGCACTCAAGCCTATATACTTGATACGTAATTTCATCATTCCCACCTCCATAAACGATTAGATTGAAGCTTAACTATATTCTACATTAAAGTGAGTGAGGATACTATTTAAAATAAGCAACAGCCAGCATGAGGAGCTGGCTGTCGTTTGGCTATTCTAAGTATATATCATCCAGTGGTGAATACATGTTGAGCTATAAGCTGGAGAGCAAGAGCAAAACCATTTTCATCTTCAGGATGTCCAATTAATTCTATCCCTACATGTTTCTGATCCGGGTGAATTTGTCTGGATGCCTGATCTACTTTAAAGTGGAACCCAGTTGCTGATGACTTAATTACCCCGTACTGACCGAGGGATAGGTATATAAATGTACCAGCTGCTCCGGTTCCACTGAACACAGTGGTATCTTGGTACATTAAGGTATTGTATTGTATCGGCGTGGTTTGCCGAATTTGTTCTGTTACAGAAAATGAAGATGCACAAATAGATCTGCAAGCCATTCTGGAGAGCAACATATACATGCATGGATTCAAGGATGCCCTTCGTCTTGTAAATGATCTACAAATGCGCTCACAACCATAATCATATTCTATCAATTAGTACTCTACTTGTGGTACTCCACTCTGTACATTCGTCTCCGCAATCCCAATTTCCTCTTTATGTAATTAGCCAAAAGACAGATCGCCAACAATAGGGACCTGCCATCTTTTGCATATAAAAAAGAAAGAGCACATTCGTTAGAATGCCCTCTCTTCTTCCTAAAACCTATATATGCCGAGGACGGGGGTCGAACCCGTACGGTACTCACGTACCGCAGGATTTTGAGTCGCACATGCTATTCGGAAGATGGCAGAAGATAAGCCCAAGACGACTGTCATCACTATTGCAAATCAAAAAGGTATAACAGGAAAAACCACTACTGCCTACAATAATCGATATTTATTTTGAACGCATCAATAGATATAGGAAGTAAGGCACACTCAGCATTGTTACAATAATCCCTGCGGGAATATCTGACTTAAAGCTGACCGTCCGAGCAATCGTATCCGCTACAAGCAGCAATAGCGCACCAATAAGCGCTGAAGTTGGTAGAAGTACTTTGTAGTCGTGACCTACCAGCTTGCGAGCCACATGCGGACTAATCAATCCAATAAAGAAGATCGAGCCCCCGAGCGCTACACAGCCAGAAGCAATGCCTACAGCCGCAATCGCCAAACGCAAAAATTTCTTCTTTACAGCGACTCCTAATCCTATCGAAATTTCGTTGCCTAGCACCAAGACGTTCAATGTCCTAAAATTGGAAAGAATATATGCGAATAGCAGCAATACCCAAGGTGCCAACAAGCTGATATAAGACCACTTGTCCCCCCATAAATATCCGGCTTGCCAACGCTGCGCAAACTCATACTTCTGGTCATCAAGCTTTAAGGTCAGGAATAACGACAGCGCACTTAACCCCATATTGATCGCAACACCAGTCAAGACAAGTCGTGTAGAAGAAATCATACGACGTTTTCTATAGGCTAGAACATAAATCAGAGCTGCTGCCAGCAAACCACCCAAGAATGCCATAGATGGTAGTAATAATGTTATAGCGGTGCCTTGAATGCTTACAGTTGAGATAATCAGCAACACCATAAGACCTGAACCTGAGCTAATACCAAGCATGCCGGGATCAGCCAGATCATTGCGCAGCAACGCCTGCATAACAGCACCTGCCAGTGCCATCCCAAATCCAACAAGTATCGCTAATACAATCCGAGGAAGACGAAACTTATAAACAACGAGATTATGCTCATCTGGACCTTGTCCAAGCAATACTTGAAATACTTCAAGTGGATTGAGAGACACCTTTCCCATATTAAGACTAAGAATAGCTCCTGCAATAAGCAGTATTAAGAGAGATAGAATCCATATTGTAGCCTTATGCGATTTAACAACATTCATTTGAAGGCTCTCCTCTCTTTGCTCGCAATTAGCAAGAAGAAAGGAACACCAATCATTGCAAAAATAATGCCCAGTGCAGTCTCTGCCGGACGATTAATCAGCCTTCCTGCGATATCCGCCACAACCATAAGTGCGCCGCCGTAAATGGCTGATGCCGGAATAATATAACGATAATCTACACCTACAAAAAAACGCATGATATGCGGTATAATCAGCCCTACAAAGCCGATTGGCCCTACAAGTGCAACAGCTACACCCGCTAGTAAAAGGACCGCAAGCGTAGCTATCATCTTAACGAGAACGATCCGTTGCCCGAAGCCTTTCGCGATCTCTTCCCCCAAGTTTAAAACAGTGATAGAGCGTGCAATAAATAGTGACAAAGCCAGCCCACCTAAGAACCAAGGTATAACTAGCCTAATTTCCACCCATGTTGCTCCAGCCACACTACCCGAAGTCCAATAAGCAAGGGCACGACCAATTCCATAGTTTAATGAGATAAATGATCCCACAGCTCCAAATAGCATTGTAATTGATATTCCAGCTAGCACCAGTCTTTGAGGTGTCATTCCTGAACGATTCAATGAAGCGGCAAGATACGTTAGTCCTGCACCAAGTCCTGCGCCAATAAAGCTAACTAGCAAGGTTGTCGTCTGCAGTTGCCCTGGAAGGAAAACTAGTGTAACGGCCATTGCAAGAGCTGCTCCTGCATTTACTCCCATTAATCCCGAATCGGCTAAGGGATTTCGCGTATATCCCTGCATAACCGCTCCTGCTACCGCGAGACACATGCCCGCAATAATATCAGCCGCTATACGCGGAATACGAAGGGCATGAATAATCTGATGCTCGGTCAGTTCAGGATCAAAATTAAAAATCGCTGTCCATGCCATCTTCAGGCTCATGGAAGCTGAGCCAAAAGAGATAGAAGCTGCTACTGAAAGCAGCAGCAGCAATATCCCTAGGAGTAAAAACAGACCGAAATACGATTTCCCTCTTAAATCAGGGATAACGGTTGTTCTATCATCTAGCTTTTTATTTTTTTTCATATGCTGACACTAGCTTCTCAACTACAAAATCTAGCTGCTTATCAAGAGAGTAGATATCGGAATAATATGAAAAATCAAACCCAATTTCGATCAATCTACCTTCTTTGATTGCTGGAATGCTGTTCCAAATTGGATTGTCCGACAAATCATCAGCCCCATCCCATACAGAGCGGAACACGAAGTCTCCTATATACTCAGGTAACACCTCTAAGGAAACAAACCCTCCAGTAGCCTTCTCTCTGCCATCAATCTTTTTCTGAAGAATCTCTGGTGCTTTTAGCCCTAAATATTCATAAATGATCTGAGAACCCCTTCCGTAAAGCTTGCTATCGATCACCGCCATCTCTTTTTTGCCGCCCTCGATAATGGTTACTGTCTTATCCAAAATTCCAAGTTCATCAAGCTTCTGCTTACTCCTCTCCAACTTCTCGTGGAAATTATTTAATAGAGCCTGTGCCTCCTGCTCCTTGCCAAATACCTCGGCAATCTTCATTACACGTTCATCCGTCGCCATTTTTTCATAAGGAATTGGAACGGTCGGTGCAATATCCTTAAGGATTTCGTAAGTTTCTTCAGAAGCAGCTATGATCAAGTCCGGCTTTACTGCCATAATAGCCTCTGGATTAGGCTCATACCATGAACCTAGATCTTCAATCCCCCCCAGCTCTTCTGCAAAGGCCGCTCCTTCAAAGACACTCGAAGTACCTACTGGCTTAATGCCGAGGGCAACAAGATCCCCTTGAAGGTATAACACGACAACCCTCTCTGGATTAGCTGGAACGACAATATCTCCCTTTATCGTAGAGATGGTTCTTGTCTGAGCCTCCTTATTGGTATTGTCAGTTGCAGTTGAATTATTGGCTGGTGATGATGTAACTTCAGAAGCTTTGGATCCATTAGAATTCGTGGCATTAGAACCCACGTTTGCAGATCCACATGCACTCAAAAGCAAGGTAAAGCTAAGCAGCATCGCTACAATAAAACTTGATGTCTTTGTTATTCTCATAGGTGAAGACCCTCCGGTTATTTCATTATGGTAATAGTATTGATAATGATTATCATATTCAATAATATTATATCGGGAGGATATGTGCTCGCCAATGGAGAATTTGGCGGTGGTTAATGGACGATTGTCCGATGAGCTCACCTGACTGCTTTCCTTGCGGAATCGGATGGGAGATTGACCATTATATTTACTGAATATACGACTGAAGTAATATACATCGCTATATCCAACTTCTTCTGCAATATCGCGAAGTGGAGCATCGGTACATCGTAATAGCTCTTCTGCATGTTTAAGCCGGAATCGTATCAAATATTCAATCAAGCTGAACCCCGTCTCCCCTTTAAAGCGGGTTGATAAATGACGAGGGCTATAATTAAATTGCTCCGCTATAGATTCTAGTGATAAATTGTGACGATAATGCTCCTCAATATAACGGACAACCTGCCCAATGACATCCGGTTGCCTGAGGTTAATTCCATCCTTTGTGAACTGCTTCAATAATTCATGTATAAACTGATAGAACAAGCCTTTAACTTGAATTCTTTCCAATAGGTTTCCTTGTGCCCAGAGTTGTTCCATTGCCATTAGTTGATAGTGCAGTGGCAATGGCTCCAAAGACTCGAAGCTATACTGCATCCGAAATGGATTGCTGCGTTCCAAAAGTCTTGCTAAATCCTTTCTTCCTGGTAAGGAGGCTCTATAGAATAATAAATAGTATTCAAAAATCTTCCCTGCCTCTATGCTTAGTCTCATGCCCTTGCCACCATGCACAATAAAATGACGGTCGGCGTCGTAATCTATGCCGTTGAGACTCAAACTGGCCGTACCCCGCACACAGTAGATAAATCCACATGCTGGTAATATATAGCCTTGCAGCTTGTCCCCAGGCTCCATCAGAGCATGTCGAATATCAAGTACTTTAACAGCAGCATAATTCCATGCGAAAATATGATCTTCCAGCTTCATCTTTGCATTACACTCCGATCTGCTCCACAATCTATTTGAGTTAATTATATCTTAAAA
This window encodes:
- a CDS encoding sugar phosphate isomerase/epimerase family protein, producing MLKDKIAVQLYTLREECHADFPGVLRKISQIGYGGVQFAGFQGYDPQELKAVLDEVGLKTAGMHVGFHDIVANTGKVVSDARLFDTRDIICPSIPAELRNEGGYKQLKKDLNGIAKHLKGEGFRISYHNHAFEFETVIEGQNALSYLLEAAVDNEILAELDVYWLQKCGLEPVTFFKPYADRMPIVHMKDMTADGEQAFAEIGTGSIEFEPIIRWGEENGVEWYVVEQDVCRTAPMDCVQTSFTNLYNLMSNLQPNLFGEA
- a CDS encoding AraC family transcriptional regulator, whose product is MMDTSWIDCLLIGYSHHTSPFTGSLQKGTADNRLLLRFQVKGTCRVEINDQTHVVQPGDLIIRKPGEYYRLVVEADKDADVSQPIESADYYLSCSGAWVQQWCSRNDFPSKVHLDPAEDFLALWRKLIYEKRNIHGDNAEMMDALIKVLCLTIERYVRKQTAAASRPELNIPYKMKQYLEKHATEPLTLTHIAERYGISVSTASHLFKQAFGQSPMRYVIEIRLSIASERILYSDMKLEDIAEASGFRSYPYFCRAFRAHFHASPSKYRVQNQLRKVENP
- a CDS encoding helix-turn-helix domain-containing protein; its protein translation is MKGTLFQEMDYGGLTFLWSYRNWSQQDFEGYYHWHRGFEVLAVHQGHGSVTVNQKTYELKPGMLFYFQPYQLHNVYAEVDESRPYERSVFHFDPVFMKGYLRTFPALYDVYKRMLQGLIALQGIDMIDCNEELNAACSAFQNSLLASSASSKDEQSALYLLKVLSLIIRKVIPGPKQEEHMKPIRQSERVMAWIENHYGEPFQLELLADELHMSKSYLSRLFRQETGSNITGYLTARRMQQACSLLQTTNKSVEVIGGQVGFTSTSYFISLFKRIMGVSPHQYRLRL
- a CDS encoding glycoside hydrolase family 88 protein, giving the protein MNQAYKEKILAQLTEKVERMINQIGDKTPHVAKANGIYDSTDDNWWTSGFWPGLLWVMHDVTGKESFKAATWEWDAKLERCFCEHPVQLHHDVGFQFLPTAVIKYELTGDQEGLRIGLKAANFLAGRFNVNGEFIRAWNGQEALGWAIVDCMMNIPLLFWASRTTGDPRYKHIAIRHADTFLRYAIREDSSVCHILSFDPETGAFIEPLGGQGFSGSSAWSRGNAWALHGLAIAYRCTGLERYLDAAKRVAHYFVAALPEDYVPYWDFRVENIENEPRDTSAAAIAASGLLELAELVPSTERRIYNAAAERILYSLSENYATWDNPDHEAILLQGTGHKPENANINVSLIYGDYYFVEAFAKLNGWSHRIF
- a CDS encoding tyrosine-type recombinase/integrase — protein: MVVTKHIIPYFKSKNNILLQELQPMHLQKYYETKCQDDQTTGKKGLSAKTLRRHHANIRSALNFAVRMNLIPFNPADRNVLPKQEKYNASYYTVEQLEKPPIESAVYLVAHYGLRRSEVLGLKWDCINFEEKTISIKEVRVKYGKTVVVKKPKSESSQRILPLMEKLEDYLLHLKKQRKKNKQLYGKDYVDSGLVCCWPDGSPMKTEYLNHKFKDILAKNGLPHIRFHDLRHSTASYLIKHGVSLKEIQVWLGHSTIGITANTYTHIDMETKKDTAQKINDLFSKKAKEAAQ
- a CDS encoding FecCD family ABC transporter permease, whose protein sequence is MNVVKSHKATIWILSLLILLIAGAILSLNMGKVSLNPLEVFQVLLGQGPDEHNLVVYKFRLPRIVLAILVGFGMALAGAVMQALLRNDLADPGMLGISSGSGLMVLLIISTVSIQGTAITLLLPSMAFLGGLLAAALIYVLAYRKRRMISSTRLVLTGVAINMGLSALSLFLTLKLDDQKYEFAQRWQAGYLWGDKWSYISLLAPWVLLLFAYILSNFRTLNVLVLGNEISIGLGVAVKKKFLRLAIAAVGIASGCVALGGSIFFIGLISPHVARKLVGHDYKVLLPTSALIGALLLLVADTIARTVSFKSDIPAGIIVTMLSVPYFLYLLMRSK
- a CDS encoding FecCD family ABC transporter permease, translated to MKKNKKLDDRTTVIPDLRGKSYFGLFLLLGILLLLLSVAASISFGSASMSLKMAWTAIFNFDPELTEHQIIHALRIPRIAADIIAGMCLAVAGAVMQGYTRNPLADSGLMGVNAGAALAMAVTLVFLPGQLQTTTLLVSFIGAGLGAGLTYLAASLNRSGMTPQRLVLAGISITMLFGAVGSFISLNYGIGRALAYWTSGSVAGATWVEIRLVIPWFLGGLALSLFIARSITVLNLGEEIAKGFGQRIVLVKMIATLAVLLLAGVAVALVGPIGFVGLIIPHIMRFFVGVDYRYIIPASAIYGGALMVVADIAGRLINRPAETALGIIFAMIGVPFFLLIASKERRAFK
- a CDS encoding AraC family transcriptional regulator; this encodes MKLEDHIFAWNYAAVKVLDIRHALMEPGDKLQGYILPACGFIYCVRGTASLSLNGIDYDADRHFIVHGGKGMRLSIEAGKIFEYYLLFYRASLPGRKDLARLLERSNPFRMQYSFESLEPLPLHYQLMAMEQLWAQGNLLERIQVKGLFYQFIHELLKQFTKDGINLRQPDVIGQVVRYIEEHYRHNLSLESIAEQFNYSPRHLSTRFKGETGFSLIEYLIRFRLKHAEELLRCTDAPLRDIAEEVGYSDVYYFSRIFSKYNGQSPIRFRKESSQVSSSDNRPLTTAKFSIGEHISSRYNIIEYDNHYQYYYHNEITGGSSPMRITKTSSFIVAMLLSFTLLLSACGSANVGSNATNSNGSKASEVTSSPANNSTATDNTNKEAQTRTISTIKGDIVVPANPERVVVLYLQGDLVALGIKPVGTSSVFEGAAFAEELGGIEDLGSWYEPNPEAIMAVKPDLIIAASEETYEILKDIAPTVPIPYEKMATDERVMKIAEVFGKEQEAQALLNNFHEKLERSKQKLDELGILDKTVTIIEGGKKEMAVIDSKLYGRGSQIIYEYLGLKAPEILQKKIDGREKATGGFVSLEVLPEYIGDFVFRSVWDGADDLSDNPIWNSIPAIKEGRLIEIGFDFSYYSDIYSLDKQLDFVVEKLVSAYEKK